In Burkholderia contaminans, the following proteins share a genomic window:
- the rbfA gene encoding 30S ribosome-binding factor RbfA, which yields MSRKRTSPNRNVQIADQIQRDLSELIMREVKDPRIGIVTIQSVELTPDYAHAKVYFTALTGDPDKTQEALNHASGHLHNLLFKRLHIHTVPTLHFHYDQTIEKAVEMSRLIKEANSTRAKDDDEADAAAKDD from the coding sequence ATGTCCAGGAAACGTACTTCCCCCAATCGCAACGTGCAGATCGCTGACCAGATTCAGCGCGATCTGTCCGAACTCATCATGCGCGAGGTCAAAGACCCGCGCATCGGCATCGTGACCATCCAGAGCGTGGAGCTCACGCCGGATTACGCACATGCGAAGGTCTACTTCACCGCGTTGACCGGCGATCCGGACAAGACGCAGGAAGCGCTGAACCATGCGTCGGGTCACTTGCACAACCTGTTGTTCAAGCGCCTGCACATCCATACGGTGCCGACGCTGCATTTCCACTACGACCAGACGATCGAGAAGGCCGTGGAAATGTCGCGCCTGATCAAGGAGGCGAACTCGACGCGCGCGAAGGATGACGACGAGGCCGACGCGGCCGCCAAGGACGACTGA
- the infB gene encoding translation initiation factor IF-2 has product MASNNVAQFAAELKMPAGVLLEQLQAAGVQKASEDDALSETNKARLLDHLRKSHGATDGDKRKITLTRKHTSEIKQSDATGKARTIQVEVRKKRTFVKRDDVSEGAEQGQAQVAEADDDADLKRREEEARREAELLEKQAQELRERQERLEREEAERRAREEAAEAERRRAEEEAAAKRAAAEAAAAQQQAAAQQAAAAEQQEAASTQSAQDEARAAAERAAQREAAKKAEDAAREAADKARAEQEEISKRRAAAEAEARAIREMMNTPRKAVVKAVEPPKPVEPPKPAEAKGTLHKPAKPEGAQARPAVKKPAGAAAPATTAPAGAGDRNKKPGAGKGGWQDDASKRRGIKTRGDSSGGVDRGWRGGPKGRGRHQDSSTFQAPTEPIVREVHVPETVSVADLAHKMSVKASEVIKVMMKMGQMVTINQVLDQETAMIIVEELGHRAVAAKLDDPEALLVEGETGTDAEQLPRPPVVTVMGHVDHGKTSLLDHIRRAKVAAGEAGGITQHIGAYHVETPRGVITFLDTPGHEAFTAMRARGAKATDIVVLVVAADDGVMPQTKEAIAHAKAGGVPIVVAINKIDKPDANLDRVKQELVAEGVVPEEYGGDSPFVPVSAKTGAGIDDLLENVLLQAEVLELKAPVEAPAKGIVIEAKLDKGKGPVATILVQSGTLNRGDVVLAGTAYGRVRAMLDENGKPTKEAGPSIPVEIQGLSEVPGAGEEVIVLPDERKAREIALFRQGKFRDVKLAKQQAAKLESMLEQMGEGEVQNLPLIIKADVQGSQEALVQSLLKLSTDEVRVQIVHSAVGGISENDVNLATASKAVIIGFNTRADAQARKLAESNGIDIRYYNIIYDAVDEVKAAMSGMLAPEKREVITGMVEVRQVFKVPKIGAVAGCMVTDGVVKRSSSVRVLRNNVVIFTGELESLKRFKDDVKEVKQGFECGMSVKNFNDIVEGDQFEVFEVTEVARTL; this is encoded by the coding sequence ATGGCGAGTAACAACGTAGCCCAATTTGCCGCGGAACTGAAAATGCCTGCTGGTGTGCTGCTCGAACAGCTGCAGGCGGCGGGCGTCCAGAAAGCGAGTGAAGACGATGCGCTGTCCGAAACGAACAAGGCGCGTCTGCTCGATCATTTGCGCAAGTCGCACGGCGCAACCGACGGCGACAAGCGCAAGATCACGCTGACCCGCAAGCATACGTCGGAGATCAAGCAATCTGACGCGACGGGCAAGGCTCGCACCATTCAGGTCGAGGTCCGCAAGAAGCGTACGTTCGTCAAGCGCGACGACGTGAGCGAGGGTGCGGAACAGGGTCAGGCGCAGGTCGCCGAAGCGGACGACGATGCGGATCTGAAGCGTCGCGAAGAAGAAGCGCGCCGCGAGGCCGAGCTGCTCGAGAAGCAGGCGCAGGAGCTTCGCGAGCGTCAGGAACGTCTCGAGCGCGAGGAAGCAGAGCGCCGCGCCCGCGAGGAAGCGGCCGAAGCCGAGCGTCGTCGCGCCGAGGAAGAGGCAGCGGCGAAGCGTGCTGCGGCCGAAGCTGCGGCGGCACAGCAGCAGGCAGCCGCACAGCAGGCTGCCGCAGCCGAGCAGCAGGAGGCAGCGAGCACGCAGTCCGCGCAGGACGAAGCACGCGCAGCCGCCGAACGTGCGGCTCAGCGTGAAGCGGCGAAGAAGGCTGAAGATGCTGCCCGCGAGGCGGCGGACAAGGCGCGCGCCGAGCAGGAAGAGATCAGCAAGCGTCGCGCGGCGGCAGAAGCCGAAGCGCGTGCGATTCGCGAAATGATGAACACGCCGCGCAAGGCCGTGGTCAAGGCAGTCGAGCCGCCGAAGCCGGTCGAGCCGCCGAAGCCGGCCGAAGCGAAGGGTACGCTGCACAAGCCGGCGAAGCCGGAAGGTGCGCAGGCGCGTCCGGCCGTGAAGAAGCCGGCCGGTGCTGCAGCGCCGGCTACGACTGCGCCGGCAGGCGCGGGCGACCGCAACAAGAAGCCGGGCGCAGGCAAGGGCGGCTGGCAGGACGACGCATCGAAGCGTCGCGGCATCAAGACGCGCGGCGATTCGAGCGGCGGCGTCGACCGCGGCTGGCGCGGCGGCCCGAAGGGTCGCGGCCGTCACCAGGACAGCTCCACGTTCCAGGCGCCGACCGAGCCGATCGTCCGTGAAGTGCACGTGCCGGAAACCGTGTCGGTTGCCGATCTCGCGCACAAGATGTCGGTGAAGGCCTCCGAAGTCATCAAGGTGATGATGAAGATGGGCCAGATGGTCACGATCAACCAGGTGCTGGACCAGGAAACGGCGATGATCATCGTCGAGGAACTGGGCCACCGCGCGGTTGCCGCGAAGCTGGACGATCCGGAAGCGCTGCTCGTCGAAGGCGAAACGGGTACCGATGCGGAGCAACTGCCGCGTCCGCCGGTCGTCACGGTCATGGGTCACGTCGACCACGGCAAGACCTCGCTGCTCGACCACATCCGCCGCGCGAAGGTTGCCGCTGGCGAAGCGGGCGGCATTACGCAGCACATCGGCGCATACCATGTCGAAACGCCGCGCGGCGTCATCACGTTCCTCGATACGCCGGGTCACGAAGCGTTCACGGCAATGCGTGCACGCGGCGCGAAGGCGACCGACATCGTGGTGCTGGTGGTGGCAGCCGACGACGGTGTGATGCCGCAGACGAAGGAAGCCATCGCGCACGCGAAGGCAGGCGGCGTGCCGATCGTCGTCGCGATCAACAAGATCGACAAGCCGGACGCGAATCTCGATCGCGTCAAGCAGGAACTGGTCGCGGAAGGCGTCGTGCCGGAAGAGTACGGCGGCGATTCGCCGTTCGTGCCGGTTTCGGCGAAGACGGGCGCGGGTATCGACGATCTGCTCGAGAACGTGCTGCTGCAAGCCGAAGTGCTGGAACTGAAGGCACCGGTCGAGGCGCCGGCCAAGGGCATCGTGATCGAAGCGAAGCTCGACAAGGGCAAGGGCCCGGTCGCGACGATCCTGGTGCAGTCCGGTACGCTGAACCGAGGCGACGTCGTGCTGGCGGGTACGGCCTACGGCCGCGTGCGCGCGATGCTCGACGAGAACGGCAAGCCGACGAAGGAAGCTGGCCCGTCGATCCCGGTCGAAATCCAGGGTCTGTCGGAAGTGCCGGGCGCGGGCGAAGAAGTGATCGTGCTGCCGGACGAGCGCAAGGCGCGAGAAATCGCACTGTTCCGCCAGGGCAAGTTCCGCGACGTCAAGCTTGCGAAGCAGCAGGCCGCGAAGCTGGAAAGCATGCTCGAGCAGATGGGCGAAGGCGAAGTGCAGAACCTGCCGCTCATCATCAAGGCGGACGTGCAGGGCTCGCAGGAAGCACTCGTTCAATCGCTGCTCAAGCTGTCGACCGACGAAGTGCGCGTGCAGATCGTGCACAGCGCGGTGGGCGGCATCAGCGAAAACGACGTCAACCTCGCAACGGCATCGAAGGCTGTCATCATCGGCTTCAACACGCGTGCGGATGCACAGGCGCGCAAGCTGGCCGAATCGAATGGCATCGACATCCGTTACTACAACATCATCTATGACGCAGTGGATGAGGTGAAGGCGGCGATGTCGGGCATGCTGGCGCCGGAGAAGCGCGAAGTCATCACCGGCATGGTCGAGGTGCGCCAGGTCTTCAAGGTACCGAAGATCGGTGCAGTCGCCGGCTGTATGGTGACGGACGGTGTCGTCAAGCGCTCGTCGTCGGTGCGCGTGCTGCGCAACAACGTCGTGATCTTCACGGGCGAACTCGAATCGCTGAAGCGCTTCAAGGACGACGTGAAGGAAGTGAAGCAAGGCTTCGAGTGCGGTATGTCGGTGAAGAATTTCAACGATATCGTCGAAGGCGACCAGTTCGAAGTCTTCGAAGTGACCGAAGTCGCGCGTACGCTGTAA
- the rimP gene encoding ribosome maturation factor RimP: MQLTELIETTVTGLGYELVELERTGRGMLCIYIDQPAGISLEDCEKVTRQLQHVLTVENIDYERLEVSSPGLDRPLKKLADFERFAGSEVSVTLKKPLDGRKTYRGILHAPNGETIGLEFEGKKGEAAMLDFTLADIDKARLIPQVDFRSRK; the protein is encoded by the coding sequence GTGCAACTGACGGAACTGATAGAAACCACGGTCACCGGGCTCGGCTACGAGCTGGTGGAACTCGAGCGCACCGGGCGCGGCATGCTTTGCATCTACATCGATCAGCCTGCCGGCATCTCGCTCGAAGACTGCGAAAAGGTTACGCGTCAGCTCCAGCACGTCTTGACGGTCGAAAATATCGATTACGAACGGCTCGAAGTCTCGTCCCCGGGGCTCGACCGCCCGTTGAAGAAGCTGGCCGACTTCGAGCGCTTCGCCGGCAGCGAAGTTTCCGTGACCTTGAAAAAGCCGCTGGACGGGCGCAAGACGTACCGGGGCATTCTGCACGCGCCGAATGGCGAAACGATCGGTTTGGAATTTGAGGGGAAGAAGGGCGAGGCAGCCATGCTGGATTTCACGCTGGCCGATATCGACAAAGCCCGCCTGATTCCGCAAGTTGACTTTAGGAGCCGCAAATAA
- a CDS encoding DHA2 family efflux MFS transporter permease subunit, whose protein sequence is MAQAPVSHPPLQGGQLVIGTIAVSLAVFMNVLDTSIANVAIPTISGDLGVSSDQGTWVITSFAVANAISVPLTGWLTDRFGQVRLFLASIILFVISSWMCGLSPNLPFLLGSRVLQGAVAGPMIPLSQALLLSSYPRAKAPMALALWAMTTLIAPVAGPILGGWISDNYSWPWIFYVNIPVGIAAAAATWAIYRNRESAVRRAPIDGVGLALLVVWVGSLQIMLDKGKDLDWFASTTIIVLALTAVIAFAFFVIWELTAEHPVVDLSLFRMRNFTGGTVALSIGYGLYFGNLVLLPLWLQTQIGYTATDAGLVMAPVGLFAILLSPLTGKYLPRTDPRFISTASFLTFALCFWMRSRYTTGVDEWSLTLPTLVQGIAMAGFFIPLVSITLSGLPGHRIPAASGLSNFVRIMCGGIGTSIFQTAWDHRNNFHHAQLVEQANVYNPTFNQAVMQMGNLGLTQDQAHGLINNMATQQAAQLGVNDLFYISAAIFVLLIGLIWITKPERSGGGDAGAAASAAH, encoded by the coding sequence ATGGCACAGGCTCCTGTCTCTCACCCGCCCTTGCAGGGCGGGCAACTCGTGATCGGGACGATCGCGGTATCGCTCGCGGTGTTCATGAACGTGCTCGACACGTCCATCGCGAACGTCGCGATCCCGACCATCTCGGGCGACCTCGGCGTGTCGTCCGACCAGGGCACGTGGGTCATCACGTCGTTCGCGGTCGCGAACGCGATCTCGGTGCCGCTGACCGGCTGGCTGACCGACCGCTTCGGGCAGGTGCGCCTGTTCCTCGCATCGATCATCCTGTTCGTGATTTCGTCGTGGATGTGCGGTCTCTCGCCCAACCTGCCGTTCCTGCTTGGATCGCGCGTGCTGCAAGGCGCGGTGGCCGGCCCGATGATTCCGCTGTCGCAGGCGCTCCTGCTGTCGAGCTATCCGCGCGCCAAGGCACCGATGGCGCTCGCGCTATGGGCGATGACAACGCTGATCGCGCCCGTTGCCGGCCCGATTCTCGGCGGCTGGATCTCGGACAACTACTCGTGGCCGTGGATCTTCTACGTCAACATCCCGGTCGGCATCGCCGCCGCCGCCGCGACGTGGGCGATCTACCGCAACCGGGAGTCGGCCGTGCGCCGCGCGCCGATCGACGGCGTAGGCCTCGCGCTGCTGGTCGTCTGGGTCGGGTCGCTGCAGATCATGCTCGACAAGGGCAAGGATCTCGACTGGTTCGCGTCGACGACCATCATCGTGCTCGCGCTGACCGCCGTCATTGCGTTCGCGTTCTTCGTCATCTGGGAGCTGACCGCAGAGCACCCGGTTGTCGACCTGTCGCTGTTCCGCATGCGGAACTTCACCGGTGGCACGGTTGCGCTGTCGATCGGCTACGGCCTGTACTTCGGCAACCTCGTGCTGTTGCCGCTGTGGCTGCAGACGCAGATCGGCTACACCGCGACCGACGCCGGTCTCGTGATGGCGCCGGTCGGCCTGTTCGCGATCCTGCTGTCTCCGCTCACCGGGAAGTATCTGCCGCGCACCGATCCGCGCTTCATCTCGACGGCGTCGTTCCTGACGTTTGCGCTGTGCTTCTGGATGCGGTCGCGCTACACGACGGGCGTCGACGAATGGTCGCTGACGCTGCCGACGCTCGTGCAGGGCATCGCGATGGCCGGCTTCTTCATCCCGCTGGTGTCGATCACGCTGTCCGGCCTGCCCGGCCACCGCATCCCTGCGGCATCGGGCCTGTCGAACTTCGTGCGGATCATGTGCGGCGGTATCGGCACGTCGATCTTCCAGACGGCCTGGGACCATCGCAACAACTTCCATCACGCGCAACTGGTCGAGCAGGCGAACGTCTACAACCCGACGTTCAACCAGGCCGTCATGCAGATGGGCAACCTCGGGCTGACGCAGGACCAGGCGCACGGGCTGATCAACAACATGGCTACACAGCAGGCCGCGCAGCTCGGCGTGAACGACCTGTTCTACATCTCGGCGGCGATTTTCGTGCTGCTGATCGGGCTGATCTGGATCACGAAGCCCGAGCGCTCGGGTGGCGGCGATGCAGGTGCTGCGGCATCGGCTGCACACTGA
- a CDS encoding HlyD family secretion protein encodes MSDQQNAAGAQPQNNGKRKRMMTLLVAVIVIAAIAYGLYYFLVARFHEGTDDAYVNGNVVQITPQVTGTVIAVKADDTQTVKAGDPLVVLDPADSQVALQQAEANLAQTVRQVRGLFVNDDQYRAQVALRQSDLSKAQDDLRRRLAVAQTGAVSQEEISHARDAVKAAQASVDAAQQQLASNRALTANTTIASHPNVMAAAAKVRDAYLANARNVLPAPVTGYVAKRSVQVGQRVSPGNPLMSVVPLNAVWVDANFKEVQLKHMRIGQPVEMTADIYGSSVTYHGKVVGFSAGTGSAFSLLPAQNATGNWIKVVQRLPVRIELDPKDLDKHPLRIGLSMQVDVDIKDERGDQLVNAPNTVYETNVFAKYGDEADAEIARIVAENAGGNASAPAASKSNAVAKMM; translated from the coding sequence ATGAGCGACCAACAAAACGCCGCCGGCGCGCAGCCGCAGAACAACGGCAAGCGCAAACGGATGATGACGCTGCTCGTCGCGGTCATCGTGATCGCGGCCATCGCGTATGGCCTGTACTACTTCCTCGTCGCCCGGTTCCATGAAGGGACCGACGACGCGTACGTGAACGGCAACGTCGTGCAGATCACGCCGCAGGTCACCGGTACCGTGATCGCGGTGAAGGCCGACGACACGCAGACGGTCAAGGCCGGCGACCCGCTCGTCGTGCTCGACCCGGCCGACTCGCAGGTCGCGCTGCAGCAGGCCGAAGCCAATCTCGCACAAACGGTACGCCAGGTGCGTGGCCTGTTCGTCAACGACGACCAGTATCGCGCGCAAGTCGCGCTGCGCCAGTCCGACCTGTCGAAGGCGCAGGACGACCTGCGTCGCCGCCTCGCCGTCGCGCAGACGGGCGCCGTGTCGCAGGAAGAGATCTCGCATGCCCGCGACGCGGTGAAGGCCGCGCAGGCGTCGGTCGACGCCGCGCAGCAGCAGCTCGCATCGAATCGCGCATTGACCGCGAACACGACGATCGCATCGCACCCGAACGTGATGGCCGCCGCCGCGAAGGTGCGCGACGCGTACCTCGCGAACGCGCGTAACGTGCTGCCCGCGCCGGTTACCGGCTACGTCGCGAAGCGCTCGGTGCAGGTCGGCCAGCGCGTGTCGCCCGGCAACCCGCTGATGTCGGTGGTGCCGCTCAATGCCGTGTGGGTCGACGCGAACTTCAAGGAAGTCCAGCTGAAGCACATGCGCATCGGCCAGCCGGTCGAAATGACGGCCGACATCTACGGCTCGTCGGTCACGTACCACGGCAAGGTCGTCGGCTTCTCGGCCGGTACGGGCTCGGCGTTCTCGCTGCTGCCGGCGCAGAACGCGACGGGTAACTGGATCAAGGTCGTGCAACGCCTGCCGGTGCGTATCGAACTCGATCCGAAGGATCTCGACAAGCACCCGCTGCGCATCGGTTTGTCGATGCAGGTCGACGTGGACATCAAGGACGAACGCGGCGACCAGCTCGTGAACGCGCCGAACACCGTCTACGAGACCAACGTGTTCGCGAAGTACGGCGACGAAGCCGATGCCGAAATCGCCCGCATCGTCGCCGAGAACGCAGGCGGCAACGCATCGGCGCCCGCCGCGTCGAAGTCGAATGCCGTCGCGAAGATGATGTAA
- the truB gene encoding tRNA pseudouridine(55) synthase TruB has protein sequence MTTASQRPRVPRRVLDGVLLLDKPVGLSSNDALIRAKRLLLAKKAGHTGTLDPLASGLLPLCFGEATKFSQDLLEADKTYEATMRLGQRTATGDAEGEVIDTRPVECDRAAVEAALVRFTGEIVQVPPMYSALKRDGKPLYEYARAGQTVEREGRNVTILALELLACDLPDVTFRVTCSKGTYVRTLAEDIGEALGCGAHLTMLRRTGVGALTLEHAVTLDALSDADEASRDAWLQPVDALLSTFPLVRLDETSAKRFLHGQRLPLSALDPIDAAEGERVRVYDATRLLGVARKANGVLAPDRLVVTAA, from the coding sequence ATGACGACTGCATCCCAACGTCCGCGCGTGCCCCGGCGCGTGCTGGATGGCGTCCTCCTGCTCGACAAGCCCGTCGGCCTGTCGAGCAACGACGCGCTGATTCGCGCGAAGCGCCTGCTGCTCGCGAAGAAAGCCGGTCACACCGGCACGCTCGATCCGCTGGCTTCGGGCCTGCTGCCGCTGTGCTTCGGCGAGGCGACGAAGTTCTCGCAGGATCTGCTCGAAGCGGACAAGACCTACGAAGCAACGATGCGTCTCGGCCAGCGTACGGCTACCGGCGACGCGGAAGGCGAAGTGATCGACACGCGGCCGGTCGAATGCGATCGCGCGGCGGTGGAGGCCGCGCTCGTGCGCTTCACCGGCGAGATCGTGCAGGTGCCGCCGATGTATTCGGCGCTCAAGCGCGACGGCAAGCCGCTGTACGAATATGCGCGCGCGGGGCAAACCGTCGAGCGCGAGGGTCGCAACGTGACGATTCTCGCACTCGAGCTGCTCGCGTGCGACCTGCCCGACGTGACGTTTCGCGTGACCTGCAGCAAGGGCACGTACGTGCGTACGCTGGCGGAGGATATCGGCGAGGCACTCGGGTGCGGTGCGCATCTGACGATGCTGCGCCGCACGGGCGTCGGTGCGCTGACGCTCGAGCATGCGGTGACGCTCGATGCGCTGTCCGATGCGGACGAAGCGTCGCGCGATGCGTGGCTCCAGCCGGTCGACGCGTTGCTGTCGACGTTTCCGCTGGTTCGTCTCGATGAAACCAGCGCGAAGCGGTTCCTGCACGGCCAGCGTCTGCCGCTGTCGGCGCTCGATCCGATCGATGCGGCCGAAGGCGAGCGTGTGCGCGTCTATGACGCTACCCGGCTGCTCGGTGTGGCGCGCAAGGCGAACGGCGTACTCGCGCCGGATCGGCTCGTCGTCACGGCGGCCTGA
- a CDS encoding IS110 family transposase — MDTVSLIGIDLGKHCFHLHGQDASGRMVFRKKLTRSQMFTLLGNFPRCIVVMEACAGAHWIARRLQALGHEAKLISPQFVKPFRQGNKNDFADAQAICEAAARSSMRFVSPHNEAQQIVSALHRVRERLVRDRTGTINQIHAFLLEFGISLPRGMAVIRRLPAVLEAESLPPRLVVVLERLQAHFKYLDEQIHQLERELLTQLHEDERSERLLEIPGIGPMTASVLMSELGDAQQYGSARQFAASVGLVPRQYSTGGKPTLLGISKRGDKELRRLLVQCARAIMQRIEHRTDALGVWIRSLLARRHSNVVACALANKLARIAWAILAKGTHYRSIEAVPSV, encoded by the coding sequence ATGGACACGGTATCGCTGATCGGAATCGATCTCGGCAAGCACTGCTTCCACCTGCATGGACAGGATGCGTCAGGCAGGATGGTGTTCCGTAAAAAGCTCACGCGTAGCCAGATGTTCACGCTGCTGGGCAATTTTCCGCGTTGCATTGTGGTCATGGAGGCCTGCGCCGGTGCTCACTGGATCGCACGTCGACTTCAAGCGCTGGGCCATGAGGCCAAGCTGATTTCTCCGCAATTCGTCAAACCGTTCCGGCAAGGCAACAAGAACGATTTCGCGGACGCCCAGGCGATCTGCGAAGCAGCCGCTCGTTCGAGCATGCGTTTCGTGAGCCCGCACAACGAAGCCCAGCAAATCGTTTCAGCCTTGCACCGTGTGCGCGAGCGGCTGGTGCGTGACCGCACCGGCACGATCAATCAGATTCATGCGTTTCTGTTGGAGTTCGGTATCAGCTTGCCGCGCGGCATGGCAGTGATCCGGCGACTGCCTGCCGTGCTCGAGGCAGAATCGTTGCCGCCGAGGCTGGTGGTCGTGCTCGAACGTTTGCAGGCGCACTTCAAGTATCTGGACGAGCAGATCCACCAGCTCGAACGTGAGTTGCTTACCCAGCTACACGAGGATGAACGCAGTGAACGACTGCTCGAGATTCCTGGCATTGGCCCGATGACCGCCAGCGTGTTGATGTCTGAGTTGGGCGATGCCCAGCAATATGGCTCAGCAAGGCAGTTTGCAGCTTCGGTTGGTCTGGTGCCGCGGCAGTACAGCACCGGCGGCAAACCAACGCTACTGGGCATCAGCAAGCGTGGCGACAAGGAACTGCGACGATTGCTGGTGCAATGTGCGCGGGCCATCATGCAGCGCATCGAGCACCGCACGGATGCATTGGGCGTCTGGATTCGCAGCCTGTTGGCGCGGCGACACTCGAACGTGGTGGCCTGTGCCCTGGCCAACAAACTGGCGAGGATCGCCTGGGCCATCCTCGCCAAAGGGACACACTACCGGAGCATCGAGGCTGTTCCCTCAGTCTGA
- the nusA gene encoding transcription termination factor NusA, which yields MSREVLMLVDALAREKNVDKDVVLGALEAALASASKKLFDEGAEIRVHIDRESGEHETFRRWLVVPDEAGLQEPDREILLFEAREQKPDVEVGEYVEEPVPSIEFGRIGAQAAKQVILQKVRDAEREQILNDYLERGEKIMTGTVKRLDKGNFIVESGRVEALLRRDQLIPKENLRVGDRVRAYIAKVDRTARGPQIELSRTAPEFLMKLFEMEVPEIEQGLLEIKAAARDPGVRAKIGVIAYDKRIDPIGTCVGIRGSRVQAVRNELGGENIDIVLWSEDPAQFVIGALAPAAVQSIVVDEEKHSMDVVVDENELAVAIGRSGQNVRLAGELTGWQINIMTPDESALKQGEERDRLRALFMARLDVDEEVADILIDEGFTSLEEIAYVPLNEMLEIEAFDEDTVHELRNRARDALLTMAIANEEKVENAALDLKSLDGITPELLAKLAEHGVQTRDDLAELAVDELVDMTGMEEDAAKALIMKAREHWFQ from the coding sequence ATGAGTCGCGAAGTGTTGATGCTGGTGGATGCGCTGGCGCGCGAGAAAAACGTCGACAAGGATGTGGTGCTGGGCGCCCTCGAGGCTGCGCTCGCGTCCGCTTCCAAGAAGCTGTTCGACGAAGGCGCCGAAATCCGCGTCCATATCGATCGCGAAAGCGGCGAGCACGAAACCTTCCGTCGCTGGCTCGTCGTGCCCGACGAGGCAGGCCTGCAGGAGCCGGATCGCGAGATCCTGCTGTTCGAAGCACGTGAGCAGAAGCCCGACGTCGAAGTCGGCGAGTATGTCGAGGAACCCGTTCCGTCGATCGAGTTCGGTCGCATCGGCGCGCAGGCCGCCAAGCAGGTGATCCTGCAGAAGGTGCGCGACGCCGAGCGCGAACAGATCCTGAACGACTACCTCGAGCGTGGTGAAAAGATCATGACGGGTACGGTGAAGCGCCTCGACAAGGGCAACTTCATCGTCGAATCGGGCCGTGTCGAGGCGCTGCTGCGCCGCGATCAGCTGATCCCGAAGGAAAACCTGCGCGTGGGCGACCGCGTGCGCGCCTACATCGCTAAGGTCGACCGCACCGCGCGCGGCCCGCAGATCGAGCTGTCGCGTACGGCGCCCGAATTCCTGATGAAGCTGTTCGAGATGGAAGTGCCGGAAATCGAGCAGGGCCTGCTCGAGATCAAGGCGGCTGCCCGCGACCCGGGCGTGCGCGCGAAGATCGGCGTCATCGCATACGACAAGCGGATCGATCCGATCGGCACCTGCGTCGGCATCCGCGGTTCCCGCGTGCAGGCCGTACGCAACGAGCTCGGTGGCGAAAACATCGACATCGTGCTATGGTCGGAGGATCCCGCCCAGTTCGTGATCGGCGCGCTCGCGCCGGCAGCTGTCCAGTCGATTGTCGTCGATGAAGAAAAGCACTCGATGGACGTCGTCGTCGACGAGAACGAGCTGGCTGTCGCGATTGGCCGCAGCGGTCAGAACGTTCGTCTTGCAGGCGAACTGACCGGCTGGCAGATCAACATCATGACGCCGGACGAATCCGCCCTGAAGCAGGGTGAAGAGCGCGACCGGCTGCGTGCACTGTTCATGGCGCGTCTCGACGTCGACGAAGAAGTTGCCGACATCCTGATCGACGAAGGCTTCACGAGCCTGGAAGAGATCGCGTACGTGCCGCTCAACGAAATGCTCGAAATCGAGGCGTTCGACGAGGACACCGTGCACGAACTGCGCAACCGCGCACGCGACGCGCTGTTGACGATGGCCATCGCGAACGAAGAAAAGGTCGAGAACGCAGCGCTGGATCTCAAGAGCCTCGACGGCATCACGCCGGAGCTGCTCGCGAAGCTGGCCGAACACGGCGTGCAGACGCGCGACGATCTCGCCGAGCTGGCTGTAGATGAACTGGTCGACATGACCGGGATGGAAGAGGATGCCGCTAAGGCGTTGATCATGAAAGCACGTGAACACTGGTTCCAGTGA